The DNA segment CATGTTGAGGGAGGGCAGCCCCAGGATCTGGTACAGCGTTCGGTGCATGCTCAGGATCGTGGTATGCCGGTGCGCGACATACCCGCGCTTCGCCCACGGGCTGATGACCAGAAGCACGCTACGCTGGGCGTCCACATGGTCGGGCTCGCCGCCTGCATCATCCTCGGTCACGAAGATGACCATGTTCTTCCAGTAGGGCGTGTGGCTCAGGAAGTCCACGATGCGCCCCAGGGCGAGGTCGTTGTCGGCCATCCACGAAGCAACGTAAGGATAGCCCTTGGCCGGCTTCGGTGCGGTACCGTGGTCGTTGCAGATCGCGATGTTCAGGAAGGACGGCAGCGGCTTCTTCTGGCTAAGGAACAGGGCCTTGATATCCTTGGTGAACCAGTCGGCGCGGTACTGGTCGGGAATGTTCATGTTGAAGATGGGGAACTCGCGGCAGGTGTTGTCGAAGAGCACCTTGGACATGGGCATGTTGATGGCTTCTCGTGCACCGGTCTTCCACTCGTCTTCGCCCTCCTTCACACCAGCGAACTCAAAGCCCTCACCGTAGTTGCGGAAGGGGACGCCAAAGCGTGCCAAGTGCTCCCACATGGCACCGGCCTCCGGGTAGTCCTCCGGCGTGATCGAGCCGTTCGAGCCGAAGGATGCCCGCCGTCCCGGGGCGCTACTCCCGGCGCTGAAGCCCCAACCGAGCGTGTAGGTCATCTGGCAGAAGTTGTTCGGCTGCACGCCCACGAGCCACCTGTGACCGACGCCGGAGGCCTCGGGCTCCATGTAGAAGTTGTCGCTCACGGCGAACTGGCGCGCCAGGGCATTGTGGTTGGTCATCACCGGCACGTCTTCCAGCGTCGGCTGATCGGGCGCTGTGAGCCGCTGATGGTAGCCCCACCTCAGCAAGGAGGGATCGTCCTTGGCCCCCGGGACGTGGTCGAAGATGGTGTCGTAGGTGTGGTTCTCCTTGGTGATGAAGACCACGTACTTGATCTTCTCCGAGGCGGTGCCTGGAGTGGAGGGAATCAGGGGCGAGGACAGCTCTGGCCGCTGCGACTGCCGATCCACCATCCCATTGCAGGTGAGGACTGTCGCGGTGTGTTTCCGCAGGTCCTTGTCGGGTGGCACCGCAAGGACGGTCAGCACACCGCGCATGTTCATGAAGGCGTCGGTCGGTCTGCTCGCGCCACCGCTCGGGCCGTTGCCGAAGCCCTTGAAGCAGATCACGGCCAGCGACTTGCCGTCGCGTGACACGGCCACGCGATACGGGTACCAAGCTGTCGGCAGGTGACCAAGAACCTGCAAGGTCGTCGGCTCCAGCACCGCGATGGCGTTGATGCCGGACTCCGCCACGTAGAGCCGACGCCCGTCCGGCGAGAGAGCCATGCCGCTCGGGCCCACACCGCGAAGACGCGCGGTGAGTGGCGAAGGCTGCAGCCGCATCTTCCGCACAATGCGCCCGGTCGCCAGGTCAAGGCGCTCGATGGTGTCGTTGTTGCCATTGGAGACCCACAGGCTGTCGCCCCGGGCCACAACAAAGTTGGGAGCGCTGCCTCCGACGGTCTTGCCGTTGTCGGCGGGCGCCCCCACAAGAAGCCCTGTCTTGATGCGGGAGACTACCTTCGGATGCGCCGGGTCCGACGCGTGCAGCGCCCACACTGAGAAGGACTCCGGCACATTCGGGTCGCCAAGGCCGGGAATGTGACGGCCCTCCACCTCGACACCCTCTGCTGACTCTCTGCTCGGGAACCCGAAGGGCGGGAAGGTGAGACCACGTTTGTCGAAGCCTTCAACCTCAGGCTCCGGCACGGGACTGTACTCGAACATGCCGATGTTGGCCACGTAGACGCGCTGCCCAGACACCGCCAGAGCATAGGGGTACCTGCCGACACGCACTGAGCCCACGACCTGAGCTGCGGCGGTGTCCACCACGACCACCCGGAAGTTGGTCACGTCAGCGCAGTACAGGTAGCGACCGTCCGGGCTGACCTGCAGATCCATGGCGTAGCTGTCGCGGAAGGTCTCGTTGCCGAGCGTGCCGTTCAGCGATATCTCCGCTCTCTTCGCCTTGGACGCCACGTCGAAGACGTAGACCGCACCCGTGTCGCCGCTGCTCCAGTAGAGCGACCGTCCGTCGGGGGAGTAAGCTGCGGCTCCACCGTTGGAGCGCTTGGTAGTTGTCCCCACCGTGGGCACAAGCTCAGCAAGGGAGGGCGCCTCGCCGAGCCAGGGCTTCACCAACTGTCCTAGGCCGCCGCTCGCCACGAACAGCTCCTCGCCGTCTGGGCTGAGCGTCAACCCGTGCGGCCACCGAGCGACGGGGATGTGCTTGCCCAGAGGACGCAGGAAGCGCCCGTTGGGCAGGATCGTGGTGCCCGCCGGGTCGTGGTGAGCGTACTCCAGGATCGCCGGTGCGCACAGGTAGGGTCGGTCTGCGGCACCTGCGGAGGCGGCAGCGAGAGTGAGAAGAAGGGCGACCAAAGGCATCAAGATCAGTCCTTGCCGGGCCGAGGGGGCACCCAGTTATGTAGACAACCGCCCGTTCTGCCGTCGTGAGACCGCAGCGCCGGGTCGTCAGTGGCCGGCGCGTCGCCAACGTCCTGCGGCGCCCCGCAGGTTACTTCGCGGGAGGAAGCGAGCTCTACCTCGTGTGCAAGTGCAGGTTGTTCGTACCGTTACGAACGTTGCGCGCTACCTCTGTGCCATCACAGTACACAACGTCGGCCCCACAGTCGCCTGTCCAGGTCAGCAGGAAGCGCCCTTGCGAGTCGGTTCGTACCCTCTGCGTCACTCCGCCCGTGAGTCCGCCCACTGCTGCACTTACATAGGACATAGTACTCGGCTGCCCGTTCGGGTAAGTAACGATACCACTGATGACACCCATCCTGTAGTCCCCCCAAGGGCGCATGATGTGGCGACAGCCGGGGAGTTCCGCTCGGGACCTACATGGTCCTTCATGCCTCGGCCACAAAGACCGCGAGTTAGGCCGCCCTTCTCATACAGGCAGGTACGCGGGATGGTAGAGGGGAAGACCAGACCCATGAGCAACCGCTCCACTTTCCGCAGCGAACGCCCCGACGGACGCTTCGGCAGCACCCTCGGGTTCCTGCATGCCTACGCAAAGGCGAACCCACCGCGACTTGCCTTCAATCCGGATTTGCCCTCCGGAGATCTACCCGCGTGGCGCGGTGCCGTCCGCGACAAGCTCTGCGAGATTCTCCGGTTCCCCGAGGTGCCGCCGCAGCCGAGTCCTGAGCTGCTGTGGGAGGAACCGCGCGATGGCTATCGCCTCCAGAAGTGGGAGGCCTACCCCGAGCCCCTCAGTGTCGTGTCCTACCTTGCGCTCATCCCAGACGGAGGTGACGCGAGGCATCCAGCCCCTGGCGTGCTCTGCTGCCCCGGCTCAGACTGGAGCAAGGAGTCGCTGGCAGGGGAGCCCGAGCTCGATGGAGCACCCCGCAAGAACCACCACTGGGCCAACAACCGGCAGGCGCTGTTCTACGCTCGGGCCGGCTTCGTGGCTGTGGCAACCGACAACCCGGGCATCGGTGAGCAATCCGACCCGATCCATGCCGAGCGCCGGGAGATCTCCCTGAATGGCCTCTGGCTCGGTCGCGGCTACGAGAGCCTGTCGGTCTTCCATCGGCTGCCGATCCTGCAGTGGCTCAAGGACCAACCCTTCGTCGACCCGCGTCGCATCGCCACAAGCGGCCTGTCCCTTGGCGCAAAGCCCGCCCTGCTCCTAACGGTGCTCGACCCGGACGTCGCCGCTTGCGTCTGGAACGACTTCACGTCCTTGTGGCGTGTGCGCATGATCGTCGAGAATCTGGACTGCATCGCCGTTCACCAGTACGTTCCCGACTTGCTCGCCTGGTTGGACTATCCCGACCTGATGGCGTCTCTGGCGCCCCGCCCCTTGCTGGTCAGCGAAGGCGGCCGCACCGCCGACCTGAGGGTGGTACGCCGGGCGTACGAGCTCGCCGGCGCGCCGGAAGCGCTGGAGGTCGTCTACTACCCGAGGTACGCTACACCCGACCTTCGGCCCTACGACGACCTTCCGCTGCCTGAGGGACTCACGAGCGAGGCGTACTTCAAGTACGCGAACGTGGACGCACCCAACCACGAGTTCAAGCCAGAGGTCTGTGTGCCCTGGTTGGCGCGGACGCTCCGAATCACTGGCTGACGCCGGGTGCTACTCCTTCTGCATCACCTCGAACAGGCCGAGGCAGTTGCCCTGCGGATCCTGGAGCACTGCGATCCAGCCCATCTCGGGTATCTCCGTCTTGGACACAAGCACGGTCGCTCCGAGGCTCTGCGCCCGCTCCGCATAGGCCGCTACATCCTCGACGAGGACGTAGTTCATGATGCCCTGTCCCGGGTGCTGGCGAGCCATCATCCCTCCAGCGAGCGCACCAGGCTCGGCGCTGGTCTGCACGAACCAGTAGTCGCTGAACCCCGGCGCCGCCGCGACCTTCCATCCGAACAACCCCGCATAGAAAGCAGCCAGAGTCTCGACGTTGTCAGCCGGAATCTCGAAGTGGCAAAGGATATGGTCCATCGACATCAGCCTCCAGGCGATCAGTAGTGGAGGTCTGGTTCGTCGTGAGTGGCATGAAGCCTGCCTGCAACTCCGGGAGCGTGCTTGTATCTGGAACTGGAAGGAACAACCGGGGTGCTGCGGAAAGGTAGCGTGCCCTGACCGGCGCTGCGCCCTGACCTGCTGGCGGGCCTTCATGCTCGGCTCGGTTTCGTGCCGGCTGATGCATGGCGGCCTATGGAGGAACCCTGATGCACGTGACACTGCTCGTGCCCATCGTCCTGCTCCTGGCCGTGACGCTTTCCGCTGCCGAGCCACTGCCCACTCCTCGGCGCGAGACCTTCAACTGCACCGCCGACGGGTCGAAGTGGCCCTACCTGGTGCAGGACTCCCCGGGACCTGCCGAGGGCATTCTGGTCAACCTCCATGGCCACTACTCAGACGAGACGCAGATGATGACCGAGGGTATCTACAAGGACGCCTTCGGCAAGCTCCGCCGCGAGTGCCTGCGCCGCAACTGGGTCTACGTGACCGCGTGGTATGGCGGAAACACCTGGATGGGCCCGCTCGGTGAAGCGGGCCTGGCGGATCTGATCGGGGTACTGAGGAAGCGGTGGCCGAAGGTACCCGTCTACCTGCAGGGGGGCTCGATGGGCGGCAGTTCGGTGTTGGTCTTCGCCGTGCGCCGGCCGGACCTGATCGACGGCGTCGCAGCAAGGTGCCCGGCCGGGGATATCGCCGCTTACTATGACTGGGCGCTGGCGCACGCGGCCACGAACGCCACCTTGCGCAGCATCACCGACGCGATCCGCATCCACTACACCTGTGACGGCCATGACCTGCGTCAGGAACTGGAGCTGCGCTCTGCCCTCAGACACGCAGACCGTCTCACTATGCCGGTGTCCCTTGCGCACGGCTCTGCGGACACGCTGATCCCTGTGGACTGGACGCGACAGTTGGCCGAGCGCCTGCGTGCATTCGGCCGAAGGGTGCAGTATGAGGAGGTCGAGGGCGGCGGTCACGACTCGACCGTCGACTCGGTCGACTGGCCGAAGGTCCTGGATTTCCTCAGCGGCAAGTAGGCGCCGAGCGCGCCGATCCGTCTCCGCAGCCCTACCTGACCAGGTGCCACAGCCCGGCTTCCTGCGGTCCCAGAACCACCCTTGCAGCGCCGTCGGTCACCTTGAGCACGGCGTCTGCAAGAGTCCCGTCGGGCTGCAGACGGTATCCCTGTAGCTCCCCCGAACCCGTCACCCGAAGCTCGGTCTCAACCGCCTCGTTCTCCCAGTTGATGACCAGGAGCACGAGCTCCCCGCGGTCATTGGTCAGACAGGTGGCCTCGATATCCTTGCCGGGCTGCAGGGCCGCCAGAACCCCTGGCGCCTGTCCGCAGCCTTGATGAAGGACGGCGTCCAGCACTGCAACCTGTCCCTGTGCCGGCGGATTCGGCACGATGCGCTCGGTCCGTGTCCGCTTCTCGTTGTCACGATTGGCCACGAGGTCATAGCCAAAAGCGCCCGCGAGATAGAGGACCTCTCCCTTGCCGATCTTGTGCTGCAGGATCGCAGGCTTACCGGCCACCGTCGCACACACCCGTGCGTCGGCACCGGGCACCACTTTCTCGTAGACCTTGAAGGTCTCCGCACCGGTACTCGGCAGCCACGGCTGGGTCGTCACAAGCGCGCCTTTGGTCTCGCCCGAAGGTGGAGCCTGCAGGCCGCAGAGATCCAGCAGCGCCGGCTTCGTGCGCGGCATCCCCATCTGGTCCAGCGAGCCACACTCGGAGATGACCACCACCGTCTTGCCCTGCTGCGCGAGTTGGTTCAGAACCTCTGCCTGCCTGTCGGCAATCGCAAAGGCGAAGGGCACGACGATGACAGGATAGTCCGCCAGTTGCGCTTCCTGCACACTCTCCAGGTAGTACAGGTCTGTCGGCACGCCCCGCCGGAAGAGGTAGTACAGCACCTCGTGCTGAGCGACGGCCGCGTAGCGCGGATCCTCGACCGCATGGGTCAGCAGAGCCGAAGGCGTCGGCCTGGTGTAGAACCGCCACAGGTCATCGGCCGCCCGTGAGTGCAGATACGCAACACGCTTGACGGGCTGCAGATGGCCCAGCCAGGGGTCGGCCTGCTTGAGCAACCCGTACACACCCCGCACGCAGGCTCGTGACACCGCCGACCGATCCGTGGTCTTCGACGCATCCGTCAGGTGGTCATAGTGCCACCAGGCCAGCTCCCGCGCCCCATGACAGACCGCTGACAGCGCGCTGCCATACACCTCTACCGGGTCCAGTTCGCGGTCCGCTGCCCGCAGACGGCTGCCTTCCAGGACGATCCCACACTGCCGCTTTGGCGTCGCCGCGGTGAGGTGCGCTGCCGTCTCGGTCACGTACCAGTGCGTGCTGTCACCTACGTAGTTGTGCAGCAAGATGTAGGGATCGGTCGTCGGCATGTCGAGACCTGTCTCGTTGAGACGGTCCCAGGCGACGCCGGTTCCCCACCACTGGTCGCTGCAGATCGGTGAGACGCAGATGAGACTGTCGGTGCGGACGGCCGGGTTGACCTGCCTGATCGCAGCTACGCCGCGCGCGATCCAGTTCGTCGTGCTGTCGTAGCGCTGCTGCAGGTATCGCAGGTACGCGGCGTCCTGGCTCGGCGGGAAAGCACCCGCGGAGAGGTCAGGCAGCTTCTGCCCGTAGGTCTTCTCGTAGAGCGCCTGGCACAGGGGGCAGTCGCACATCTCCGGAAGCTTGCTATAGAACTCCGCGACCCTCGGGTCGGCGTGCTTGGCGTACCGCTCCTTGAGCGAACCGTTGGACCAGTTGTACTCGTCCGGCACCAGCGAGATGCCCGCGAAGTCATAGCCCGCCGCCAATGCGAGGGTCTTGTTCCAGGCCTCTCCCCACGGACCGTTGACGCAGTTGTACTGAGGGAAGTTGGGGTCGTCGGCGTCCTTGATTCCCGGCCTGGAGGGTTCACCCGTCGTTAGCCACACACCCAGGCCCTTCTGCTTTGCAGTCTCCAGAAAGCCACGCACCTCAGCATTGCCCTTGCCCTCCTCACCTGTCCAGAACCCGGGCTCGCCGGACAGGTAGAGGTGCATGGCATTGGCGTTCAGGTCGCCGTAGGTCTCATAGACCGCCTGCTGGGCGGCGACGTTCGTGCGATCCTCGGGCTCGAAGCCTGCGTTGTGCAGGAGGTTCGGACCCTCCGGCGAGCCCAGGAACACGTCGTCGAAGTAGACGGTGCCGGTGCGCCAGCGCAAGAGTGCATAGAAGCGCGCCGACGCCAGCGCCTTCTGCGGTTTGACGATGGTCTCCGAGTACTCCCAGTCATGCGTCCCCGGCTTGAAGGTCGCCAGTTGCATGCTCAGGCTGCCGCCGTCCACGTAGCTGAAGTCCACATATAGTGAGTACTCGTGCCCCGTAGCGTTCCCGCTGACGTCGACCGCCTTGCTCCAGCCCGAGATCTTCAGCGGCTCCGGGGCGGTTTGGTTGAGCTTAACGGTCTGGGAAGCGCCGGATCCCCTCGCTGCAGCATCGGTGGTCACACACCGGAGGCTGTAACGACCGCTGTGTGCGGTCTCCTCGGTGAGGCTGAACCCGTCGCCATGGCGGCTCCAGTAGCCGGTAGACAGCAACGGACCGGCGGAGCAGTAGATGCCGCGGGTGATGTTCCCCGACGGCACGAAGGCCCAGGACAGTGAAGACACAAGCAGCAAGCAGCAGGCACAGGCAGCACGCATGTGAGGCCATCCCTTCTGCGAGCGAAGTCTGTAGACCCGGCTTGTCGTACGTTCCTGGACGGCGCAACGCCAGGCTATCGAGTACGAATCGTGACGCTAGCCGGCTTCAGACCCGCCGACTGCGCAGTGAGCCGGATCGTCCCCGCCTGCGCGGTAGACTGCACGATCACCATGCAGTAGCCGTGGAAGGCGTGGCGACTCGTGGCCTTGTCCGGCTCGTGGCTGCTCGGGTCGCCATTGCCCACACCGAGAATCCGCCCCGGCCCTTGCACCGAGAAGACGACGCTATTGCTAGCTGTGGGCACCACTCGCCCTGCGGAGTCGAGAATCGCCACCGGGATAATCGCCACGTCCTCGTTGTCAGCGGTGATCTCAGTTCTGTCCGGCGCGAGGCGTACCGAGGCCGGATCGCCGGTGGTCTCCGTCTTCTCGGTGGCAACGACCTTGTCGCCACTGATACCCCTGACCTCCAGGCTTCCCGGAGCATACTTCACCTTCCAGGACACGTGCCCGTACCGGGGGATGTCCTGAACGCCGACGCTCTGCCCGTTGACCAGCAGCTCCACCTTCTCGCAGTTGCTGTACGCCCACACGTTGATCTCCTGGCCCTCTTTGCCCTGCCAGTTCCAGTGCGGGAAGGCGTGGACAACGGGCCCCTCGCCCCACCAGGCCTTGTAGTACCACCAGCTATCCTTCGGGAAGCCGCAGGTGTCCATGACGCCGAAGTGCGAGTTGATGCAGGGCCAGTCATAGGGTGACGGCTCCCCGCGGTAGTCGAACCCGGTCCACACGAAGGAGCCGGCCACCCACTCGCGCTCGGCGACGGGCTTCCACGACCCCTCCGGGTTGCCCGAGTACTGACTTACGTAGCCTCTCGGGCGGTCGTCGCCGTACTCACCACGGCTGGAGACGTGACTCGCCGTCTCGCTGGCGAAGACCGGCACCCCTGGGTGGTCCTTGTGGAAGGGGTCGTACATGCGCGGGTTGTAGTTGAAGCCCTGCAGGTCCTGGACACCTGTGATGCCCGAGCCCCAACCACCATTCATGGCGCACGAGACCGGCCGTGTGGTGTCGAAGCGATGCACCGTGTCCTTCATCGCCGCGAACATAGCCGCACCCTCGGGGGTGCCCTGACGCCGCTCCTCATTGCACATGGACCATATGATGATGCTTGGGTGGTTGCGGTCCCGCTTCACCATACTCTCGACCTGCGAGAGTATCTCGGGGCTGCTGCCGAGGTGCCGGTTCTCGTCCATGACGAGCATCCCCAGCTTGTCGCAGGCGTCGAGCAGCTCCGCCGCCGGCGGGTTGTGTGAGCACCGGTAGGCGTTCGACCCCATCTCCTTGAGTTTCTCTATCCGCCAGGCGTGCATTCGGTCCGGCAGGGCGATGCCGACGCCCATGAGGTCCTGGTGATTGCACGTCCCCTTGATCTTCACGGGCTTGCCGTTGAGGAAGAAGCCCTTGTCGGCGTCGAAGTGGATCGTCCGGATGCCGAAGGGCGTGACGGTACTGTCCATGACTTCCGCGCGGCGCAGGACCGTCGTTTCCAGGCGGTACAGTTGCGGTGTCTCCAGCGACCACAGGAGCGGCTTGGCCACCTGTGCCTTCTGCGTCAGTTCGCGGCACTCGCCGGCCTTCACACGCAGCGGCGAGTCGAGCTTGCAGATCTCCCTGCCCGTGGGGTCGACCACCCTTGATACCACGTGGCAGACGGTATCGCCCTTGCTGTCGTTGGCGACGGCGGTCTTGATGGTCAGCGCCGCCTCGTCACTCGCGCCCTTGTCACCGTCGCGTACCACGGCGCTGACGAAGGTCCCCCAGTGGTCGACGTGAGTGGGGGAGAGCTTGGTCAGGTACACATGGCGGTATATGCCGCCGCCCTCATACCACCAACCCTCCGAACCGGAGGCGTCGACTCTCACCGCGAGCACGTTCCGTCCGCCGCACTTCGCCAGGCCCGTGATGTCGCAGTGGAAGCTGGTGTAGCCGCTCACATGCCGGGCGAGAGGGCGTCCATTGAGCCACAGCGTGCTGTTGCGGTAGATGCCGTCCAACTCCAGCCACAGGGTCTTGCCCGCATCCTCAGCAGGCAGGCTGAACTCCTTGCGATACCACCCAATCGTCTTGGGCAGGTACCCGTGACTGCGGTCACCCTTCTCATCGAAGGTGCCCTCGACGACGAAGTCATGGGGGAGATCGACCTTGCGCCAGGCGCGGTCGTTGAAGGAGGGGCTCGGAGCGGAGTCGGCGGGAACGGGAGCGGTGGAGGTCGTCTGCAGGAGCGCCGGACCACGCACGCCTCCCGGACCGCCACCGGAGTTCCCAATCTGCATCACCAATACGTTGGGTCCTGCGGGTCGCCACGCGGAGCCCAGCGGAACGTCGAAGGCGTCATCCCAGCCCTCGTGGGTCATGAGCTTCTGACCGTT comes from the Armatimonadia bacterium genome and includes:
- a CDS encoding bifunctional YncE family protein/alkaline phosphatase family protein, which produces MPLVALLLTLAAASAGAADRPYLCAPAILEYAHHDPAGTTILPNGRFLRPLGKHIPVARWPHGLTLSPDGEELFVASGGLGQLVKPWLGEAPSLAELVPTVGTTTKRSNGGAAAYSPDGRSLYWSSGDTGAVYVFDVASKAKRAEISLNGTLGNETFRDSYAMDLQVSPDGRYLYCADVTNFRVVVVDTAAAQVVGSVRVGRYPYALAVSGQRVYVANIGMFEYSPVPEPEVEGFDKRGLTFPPFGFPSRESAEGVEVEGRHIPGLGDPNVPESFSVWALHASDPAHPKVVSRIKTGLLVGAPADNGKTVGGSAPNFVVARGDSLWVSNGNNDTIERLDLATGRIVRKMRLQPSPLTARLRGVGPSGMALSPDGRRLYVAESGINAIAVLEPTTLQVLGHLPTAWYPYRVAVSRDGKSLAVICFKGFGNGPSGGASRPTDAFMNMRGVLTVLAVPPDKDLRKHTATVLTCNGMVDRQSQRPELSSPLIPSTPGTASEKIKYVVFITKENHTYDTIFDHVPGAKDDPSLLRWGYHQRLTAPDQPTLEDVPVMTNHNALARQFAVSDNFYMEPEASGVGHRWLVGVQPNNFCQMTYTLGWGFSAGSSAPGRRASFGSNGSITPEDYPEAGAMWEHLARFGVPFRNYGEGFEFAGVKEGEDEWKTGAREAINMPMSKVLFDNTCREFPIFNMNIPDQYRADWFTKDIKALFLSQKKPLPSFLNIAICNDHGTAPKPAKGYPYVASWMADNDLALGRIVDFLSHTPYWKNMVIFVTEDDAGGEPDHVDAQRSVLLVISPWAKRGYVAHRHTTILSMHRTLYQILGLPSLNMFDALANDFSDCFTTEPDYRPYSHVEVDPRVFDPLKAKDPKDPDYQRARLEPSVRLDDPEVVDQLSMAPGSQHP
- a CDS encoding alpha/beta hydrolase family protein translates to MSNRSTFRSERPDGRFGSTLGFLHAYAKANPPRLAFNPDLPSGDLPAWRGAVRDKLCEILRFPEVPPQPSPELLWEEPRDGYRLQKWEAYPEPLSVVSYLALIPDGGDARHPAPGVLCCPGSDWSKESLAGEPELDGAPRKNHHWANNRQALFYARAGFVAVATDNPGIGEQSDPIHAERREISLNGLWLGRGYESLSVFHRLPILQWLKDQPFVDPRRIATSGLSLGAKPALLLTVLDPDVAACVWNDFTSLWRVRMIVENLDCIAVHQYVPDLLAWLDYPDLMASLAPRPLLVSEGGRTADLRVVRRAYELAGAPEALEVVYYPRYATPDLRPYDDLPLPEGLTSEAYFKYANVDAPNHEFKPEVCVPWLARTLRITG
- a CDS encoding VOC family protein; its protein translation is MDHILCHFEIPADNVETLAAFYAGLFGWKVAAAPGFSDYWFVQTSAEPGALAGGMMARQHPGQGIMNYVLVEDVAAYAERAQSLGATVLVSKTEIPEMGWIAVLQDPQGNCLGLFEVMQKE
- a CDS encoding alpha/beta hydrolase; translated protein: MHVTLLVPIVLLLAVTLSAAEPLPTPRRETFNCTADGSKWPYLVQDSPGPAEGILVNLHGHYSDETQMMTEGIYKDAFGKLRRECLRRNWVYVTAWYGGNTWMGPLGEAGLADLIGVLRKRWPKVPVYLQGGSMGGSSVLVFAVRRPDLIDGVAARCPAGDIAAYYDWALAHAATNATLRSITDAIRIHYTCDGHDLRQELELRSALRHADRLTMPVSLAHGSADTLIPVDWTRQLAERLRAFGRRVQYEEVEGGGHDSTVDSVDWPKVLDFLSGK
- a CDS encoding beta-galactosidase trimerization domain-containing protein is translated as MRAACACCLLLVSSLSWAFVPSGNITRGIYCSAGPLLSTGYWSRHGDGFSLTEETAHSGRYSLRCVTTDAAARGSGASQTVKLNQTAPEPLKISGWSKAVDVSGNATGHEYSLYVDFSYVDGGSLSMQLATFKPGTHDWEYSETIVKPQKALASARFYALLRWRTGTVYFDDVFLGSPEGPNLLHNAGFEPEDRTNVAAQQAVYETYGDLNANAMHLYLSGEPGFWTGEEGKGNAEVRGFLETAKQKGLGVWLTTGEPSRPGIKDADDPNFPQYNCVNGPWGEAWNKTLALAAGYDFAGISLVPDEYNWSNGSLKERYAKHADPRVAEFYSKLPEMCDCPLCQALYEKTYGQKLPDLSAGAFPPSQDAAYLRYLQQRYDSTTNWIARGVAAIRQVNPAVRTDSLICVSPICSDQWWGTGVAWDRLNETGLDMPTTDPYILLHNYVGDSTHWYVTETAAHLTAATPKRQCGIVLEGSRLRAADRELDPVEVYGSALSAVCHGARELAWWHYDHLTDASKTTDRSAVSRACVRGVYGLLKQADPWLGHLQPVKRVAYLHSRAADDLWRFYTRPTPSALLTHAVEDPRYAAVAQHEVLYYLFRRGVPTDLYYLESVQEAQLADYPVIVVPFAFAIADRQAEVLNQLAQQGKTVVVISECGSLDQMGMPRTKPALLDLCGLQAPPSGETKGALVTTQPWLPSTGAETFKVYEKVVPGADARVCATVAGKPAILQHKIGKGEVLYLAGAFGYDLVANRDNEKRTRTERIVPNPPAQGQVAVLDAVLHQGCGQAPGVLAALQPGKDIEATCLTNDRGELVLLVINWENEAVETELRVTGSGELQGYRLQPDGTLADAVLKVTDGAARVVLGPQEAGLWHLVR
- the galA gene encoding beta-galactosidase GalA is translated as MKAAYALALLVVVVCVSAVAAESGASRERILMDAGWRFHLGDLQVTAAGTPIMKWRWKVDERGDLDPAKMAAEGLDTAGADWKDMTTGDDLFGGARVFAWVRTRLPLITGSSPSLHFESIDDEATIYLNGQKLMTHEGWDDAFDVPLGSAWRPAGPNVLVMQIGNSGGGPGGVRGPALLQTTSTAPVPADSAPSPSFNDRAWRKVDLPHDFVVEGTFDEKGDRSHGYLPKTIGWYRKEFSLPAEDAGKTLWLELDGIYRNSTLWLNGRPLARHVSGYTSFHCDITGLAKCGGRNVLAVRVDASGSEGWWYEGGGIYRHVYLTKLSPTHVDHWGTFVSAVVRDGDKGASDEAALTIKTAVANDSKGDTVCHVVSRVVDPTGREICKLDSPLRVKAGECRELTQKAQVAKPLLWSLETPQLYRLETTVLRRAEVMDSTVTPFGIRTIHFDADKGFFLNGKPVKIKGTCNHQDLMGVGIALPDRMHAWRIEKLKEMGSNAYRCSHNPPAAELLDACDKLGMLVMDENRHLGSSPEILSQVESMVKRDRNHPSIIIWSMCNEERRQGTPEGAAMFAAMKDTVHRFDTTRPVSCAMNGGWGSGITGVQDLQGFNYNPRMYDPFHKDHPGVPVFASETASHVSSRGEYGDDRPRGYVSQYSGNPEGSWKPVAEREWVAGSFVWTGFDYRGEPSPYDWPCINSHFGVMDTCGFPKDSWWYYKAWWGEGPVVHAFPHWNWQGKEGQEINVWAYSNCEKVELLVNGQSVGVQDIPRYGHVSWKVKYAPGSLEVRGISGDKVVATEKTETTGDPASVRLAPDRTEITADNEDVAIIPVAILDSAGRVVPTASNSVVFSVQGPGRILGVGNGDPSSHEPDKATSRHAFHGYCMVIVQSTAQAGTIRLTAQSAGLKPASVTIRTR